A window of Bacillus sp. DX3.1 genomic DNA:
TAACATCAATGCCGCTACCCCAGCTGTATGAGGAGTCGCCATCGATGTACCAGACATACGCCCATATGCTACCGTATAATTGTCGCCATCTTTTGGATCATTTATATATTCAGGAACAGTAGAGAAAATAGACACACCCGGCGCTACAACATCCGGTTTAATATCATCTGTTTTATTTGCCGGACCTCGGGAACTGAAATCTGCTAAATGATCACCTTCTGTTTTTGTGTTACTCAGTTCTCCAAATGTAAAGGTTACATCCCCTTGTGCTGCTTTTGCCTGCAATTTCTCACCATCTGTCTTTGTTAAGCGGAAAGAAGGAATAAACGATGTACCTTCTCCCATATAAGCTGTAATATCACCATCCACATTGTTATACACAATCATTGCCTTAGCTCCTGCTTGTACTGCATTTTTCATTTTTTCATCAAATGTAATTTCACCGCGCTGAATAAGTGCAATTTTTCCTTTCACGTCTTTCCCAGTAAAATCCCCTGGTTTTCCAAGTCCTGCATAAACGACTGGCAACGATTGTCCTTTTAAATCTTCAAGCTTGTCCGTAAAGTTTTTGCCTAAGAGCATCATCTTTTCTATATGTAGATCTCCTACATCCCCTGTAAATGTTGGTACGCTTACAGCAGAATCACTTGCACCAACTGTAATCGGAAGAGCTGCGGCTCCAGGCGATCCAAGACTTCCCTCTCCATGCCCTGCATTTCCAGCTGCCACAACCGTTACAACTCCAGATAACATTGCATTATTTAATGCTATCGATGTAGGATATAAAGGATCGTTAATAGATGCACCTAATGACAAGTTGATGACGTTCATACCATCTTTCACTGCCTTATCAATAGCAGCAAGAATACCATTCGTGCTCCCGCCTCCATATGGACCCAACGCACGGTACGCATACAAATCTACATCAGGAGCTACCCCTTCTACGGCGTAATCTACAGTATTTTTCTTATCTGCAGCAATTGTACCGGATACATGTGTTCCATGCGATGTGTAGTAGGCACTACCATTATTGACTTCAGGAGCCCCTCCTGAATTTTTCCAATCCTTATATGTTGTTTCCATTGGATCGGCATCATTATCAATGAAATCCCAGCCTTTTACAGAATTCGGGTCAACTGTTTTTGAATCCACCCCAGCTTGCGCACGATATCCTTTATACGCATCTTTTAAATCAGGATGGTTATAATCAGCTCCTGTATCAATTACACCGACTTTAATGCCTTTACCTGTTATATTTTCTGCATGAAGCTTATCCACGCCGATTTGCGGAACACTATCAATCATCTTTGGCTGTACAGTGGCCTTATTTGTTTCTTTTGGCAAATCAAGTTTTACATCAGAATCTTTCCAAACACGTTTGACAACACCAGAGCGCACTAAATCTTCAATTGTATTTCCAGGCAATGTCATTGCCACGCCATTGAATGCGTTTTTATATTCTCTTGTAATCTTGGAAGATTGAAAGTCCTTCTCCACATCTTTCTTTTTTTGTAGTTGTTGAAGTACTCCCTTAAATTCTTGATGAGATTCTTCTACTTTTTTTTCTGCAGCAGAAAGAGTCATTTTCTTCCCTTTAGCTGTCTGCTTTAATATTTCAATTTTGGCAGGTGCTTGTTTAAACTCCACAATAATGTTCACTTTATCAGGAGTTGTTGTGTTGACATCTGGAGAAATCGTAAACTCCGGTCTAGCATCTAATGTTTTCAAAGCGGCTCTCTGTTCTTTTGTAAGACCGCTCAATACAGATTTCGCATCAGCAATCCCCTCTATCTTAGATGTACTTTCCGCCAATACGTTATACGGGATAGCAGATGATAATAGCATGCCAGCAGCCAATGCTCCTGTAAGAATTTTAATAGATTTCTTCCCCTTCATGTTGTTTCCCCCATTTACAATTGTTCTTTCTATATAAGATTATTACTTTCTCAACGCTTTACTTAGCAGAAATGTTTTAATCTATTCCTTTATGTGATCTCATTATATATAAGTCCGAAAAATCTGTTTATTGGGAAAATTATTGTCATTTACAGTCTAATCTTATACTTTGCAGGAGGTTTTTCTCGAAAAAACGAAGAAAAAACAAAAAAAACATAGCGTATTGTATGTTTTAAACTTGGGAAAATATCTAAAGACAAAATAATTTCAAGCTTTAATCACGAAAATAATAAAGTAAAACTTTTATCAGTGGGGGTTTCCTTCATCCTCCACTGATAATTATATAAATACAAATTAAAAAACCGACATAAGACCCTTCTTTTTAGGTGGGGGAGAGATCATCCGGCCATGCATAGAAGCGGTCAGATCCTTTTCCTGCCCAGACATAGTGAAAACAAAGAGAGAAAACGAGTGCAGGTCACCTTTTGTTATCCATAGCCGCGGCTTATATGTCGAAAAATCAAAATGGATTTATATAGCTCTCACCAATTGGACTTTTCATCTATCAAAATACTAATTATTCTCCTCCAAATTCCTAAGCATCGCAGGGTTTTCGGCATTAAAAAGTAACTTTTTAAGAATCCGGTTGGATGCTTGCAAATAATAGTTCGCAGAAGAGATATCTTTTTTTTTCTCATAATATAATATCACTATATCTAAATACTTTATCATCTTACTGAGATTCATATGCTTCTCTAACATCGGCAGCCCATACTTTATTAAATATTGAACAAGCGTCTTTTGATTGCCAAGAGCTTCAAGATACATTATTTTTAGCTCTATATAATTTGATGATTTGCGGTCTTGAAAGGAATCTAATTCTTGTTTTAATCGTACAGCTGCTTTTTCATGTTGATTCAATTCGATAAGTGCTTCTGCCATACTTGAGACTGTCACATAATAGGAGGTTGTATGTTTTTTCTTTAATTCAAGAGCTTGAGAGTAATATTCGAACATCTTTTTAGAGTCACCTTGTCTATAATATAAAAAACCCAAATTCTGAAGAGCTATTGCTTTCATTCCTGTATCCTGCAGTAGTTCCACATCACTTAAAACGGGAATAAGCATCTGTTCTGATTCTTCAAATTCGCCCATGTATATGAGATTTACAGCGATAATCATCTTGATATATACAATGCGCAAAATGTTATTCGTATTTTGCATAATACGTAATGCTTTGTATGCATAATGAATAGATAAAGAATACTGATACAAATGGCCATGCATTGCCGATCTATAGTAATAATACTCAGTGAGTTTTTCGCTGTACTGTTCTGCTTTTTCTTCTATACGATTCAGAATTTCGAGCGCTTGTACATATCGTTCTGTTCGGCCATAATAAAGAGCTTGAAGGAAAGTCCATAGATATAGTTCATATGAACTATATTTTGTTACATCCCTTTTCATTTTTGATGATGCTTTTTTAAATTCCGAGAATTGATTCAAGAATAATAAGTAACGAAGCATATATAACTCGTATACATATATCATCTCCGTGCATTGAACATATTCTTTCTGTTCTGATAGTTCTTTATATAACGCTGCTGCTTGCTCTTTATGAAGCCGTTCCATAGCATCGTTAAAAAGATCCAGCTTTCGTTTTAAAAGCTGTGTTTTTTTATTCTCTTCCTCAATTGATATCTGCAATCTTTCACATAGCATTTGCAATGTTTTTGTATGTGCTTCTTTGAAATTGTTTTCAATTTTACTCAGGTGAGTAATAGAACAAATCCCGTTACAAAGCTGTTCCTGTGTCTTATTCTGCTTCTTACGATGGTAATAAATGATTTTTCCTATAGACATAGATTATCCCTCTTTTTATTATCCGAATTTTTATATAATTAATTATACTACATGATATAAAAAACATCGGTTGAGAAATTAGATCAATAGGTCCATATTTTACTTTTCAAATTATATCCACAAATTTCTGTTAACACTGAGAATATAATAATTTGCTAAAAAATATAGAGAAGAAGAATACATGGGCGCACAAAAAACTCCTCAAAGAAAAAAAGCCCCACACAGAATTGATCAAGCATCTAACATCACTCTTAACTGTTCTGTTTCATACGAAAAGGAGCCATCCTTATAGATAGCTCCCTTTCCTGTATACCTCATTAACGTGCAGTAAACCTCCACTGATGGACGTTTGTCTTTATTTCTTCTTCGGTTCTGTCGTTTGACTTTGTTTCCCTTTAGAGAAATTAGATGAATCATCGAAATTTGGTTGCTTTTTACCAGCATTATTGCTTCTACCTTTTCCCATATGTAATGCACCTCCCCTCACCCTTACTATTCCCAAAATAAAAAATCCCCTTGCATCCAAGAGAATTTTTTTAATATGTTGTTTATTTAATTTTTTAATGACCAACATGTCCGGCATGCCCTGCCGCTCCAACTGTTCCTGCAGTACTTCCAGCGCTTCCAGCACCGCCATACCATATTGGATGCTGGTGACCATGATGTTGGTGACCGTGATGCTGGTGACCGTGATGCTGGTGACCATGATGTTGGTGACCGTGATGCTGGTGACCATGATGCTGGTGACCATGATGCTGGTGACCATGATGCTGGTGACCATGATGCTGGTGACCATGATGCTGGTGACCATGATGCTGCATTTGATAAAGAACCGCTTGCGGATGTATTTGGTGATGAACTTGGTGCTGGTGATGGCCATGATGTTGGTGATGACCATGATGTTGGTGATGACCATGATGTTGGTGATGACCATGATGTTGGTGATGACCATGATGTTGATGATGACCATGCCACCCATGAACTCCTTGTGGATAAGTTCCTACTCCTCCTACCATTGTTGGAAAGCCACCACCACTCCTTGGATGCCCTGTTCCTCCTACCATTGTTGGAAAGGCACTACCACTCCCTGGATGCCCTGTTCCTCCTACCATTGTTGGGAAGCCACCACCACTCCCTGGATGCCCTGTTCCTCCTACCATTGTTGGGAAACCATCACCACTCCCTGGATGCCCTGTTCCTCCTACCATTGTTGGGAAGCCACCACCACTCCCTGGATGCCCTGTTCCTCCTACCATTGTTGGGAAAGCACCACCACTCTCTGGATGCCCTGTTCCTCCTACCATTGTTGGGAAGCCACCACCACTCCTTGGATGCCCTGTTCCTCCTACCATTGTCGGGAAACCATCACCACTCCCTGGATGCCCTGTTCCTCCTACCATTGTTGGGAAGCCACCACCACTCCTTGGATGCTCCGCTCCTCCCATTAGCATATGAGAATATCCATCCGTCCAATTATGCATAGCAGCATGCTGTGCGTTATTATCTATCCCCTTCATTTCTTTCACCTCTTTCTCCTAAATTAACGTGCCCTTGTTATCATATTTCAGAAGAAAGAATAGGTGTTTGTCTATACTTGAATTTCGCTATTTCCTTAGTTGTCTCTAAAAAAAAGAGCAGCCCTTAACAGGACTGCTCTTTCTCATTAATTTGCAACGATATTAACAAGTTTTCCAGGAACAACAATTACTTTACGTACTGTTTTCCCTTCAATTTGCTCTTGAATTGCTTCAATTGCAAGTTGTTCCATTTCTTCTTTTGATGCATCTTTTTTCATCGTTAACTTCGCACGTACTTTACCCATTACTTGAACAACGATTTCAACTTCGTCCTCTACAAGTTTAGACTCATCAAATGTTGGCCAACTTGCATATGTGATTGTTTCGTTATATCCAAGCTTGTTCCAAAGTTCTTCCGCAACGTGCGGTGCAACTGGTGCTAACATTTTCACGAAACCTTCCACATACTCTTTTGGAAGTGATTCTGCTTTATATGCATCATTCACAAACATCATCATTTGAGAAATCGCAGTGTTAAAACGAAGCTCTGTATAGTCTTCTGTTACTTTCTTCACTGTTTGATGATACGCTTTTTCAAGATTTTTGTTTGCTGCACCTGTAATTTTCTCGCTTAATTCACCGTTTTCTTGAACAAATAGGCGCCAAACACGATCTAAGAAGCGACGAGCTCCATCAAGACCATTTTCAGACCAAGCAATCGAAGCATCTAATGGTCCCATAAACATTTCGTATAGACGAAGTGTATCTGCGCCATGGCTTGCTACGATATCATCAGGGTTTACAACATTACCTTTTGATTTACTCATTTTTTCGTTGTTTTCACCTAAGATCATACCTTGGTTAAATAGTTGTTGGAATGGCTCTTTCGTTGGAACAACTCCTACATCGTATAACACCTTATGCCAGAAGCGTGCGTATAGTAAATGAAGTACCGCATGCTCTGCACCGCCGATATAAATATCAACCGGAAGCCATTGTTTTATTTTTTCTGGATCAGCAAGGTGTTCGCTGTTTGTTGGATCAATATAACGTAAATAGTACCAACAGCTACCTGCCCATTGTGGCATTGTATTTGTTTCACGGCGACCTTTTTTGCCAGTCTCAGGGTCTACAACATTTACCCACTCTTCAATATTTGCAAGTGGCGATTCACCTGTACCAGAAGGACGGATGTTTTCTGTTTTCGGAAGAATTAATGGTAATTCTTCTTCTTTTACAGCTGACATTGTGCCATCTTCCCAATGGATAATTGGAATTGGCTCACCCCAGTAACGTTGACGGCTAAATAACCAGTCACGTAAGCGGTATGTTACTTTTTGATTTCCTGCGCTTGTTACTTCAAGCCATTCGATCATTTTGGCAATTGCTTCTTCTTTGTTTAAACCATCTAAGAATGCTGAGTTCACGTGCGCTCCATCACCTGTATGTGCTTCTTTCGTGATATCTCCGCCTTCTACAACTTCTTTCATTGGAAGCTCGAATGTTTGTGCAAATTCATAATCACGTTCGTCATGTGCTGGAACTGCCATTACTGCACCTGTTCCATAAGTTGCAAGAACATAGTCAGCAATCCAGATTGGTAATTTCTCACCGTTTACTGGGTTAACTGCATAAGCACCTGTAAATACGCCTGTTTTTTCTTTTGCAAGCTCTGTACGCTCTAAATCACTTTTCGCTTTTACAGAGTCAATGTATGCTTCCACTGCTTCTTTTTGATCTGCAGTTGTAATCCCAGCAACAAGCGTATGCTCTGGAGCTAATACGCAGTATGTTGCACCAAATAGTGTATCTGGGCGCGTTGTGAAAACTGTAAATTTCTCTTCTGTACCGTCAATATTGAAGTGTACTTCTGCACCTTCAGAACGACCGATCCAGTTGCGTTGCATATCTTTTAAGCTTTCCGGCCAATCAAGCTCATCTAGGTCTTCTAGTAAACGATCTGCATACGCCGTAATTTTTAGCATCCATTGTCTCATTGGACGACGTTCAACTGGATGATCACCGCGCTCACTCTTGCCATCGATTACTTCTTCGTTTGCAAGTACTGTACCAAGGGCTGGGCACCAGTTTACTGGTACTTCATCTACATAAGCTAAACCTTTTTCATATAGCTTTAAGAAAATCCATTGTGTCCATTTATAATAACTTGGATCCGTTGTATTTACTTCACGATCCCAATCATAAGAGAAACCTAATGATTTAATTTGGTTACGGAATGTGTTAATATTTTTCTCAGTAAATTCTGCTGGGCTGTTTCCAGTATCAAGTGCATATTGCTCTGCCGGAAGACCGAATGCATCCCATCCCATTGGATGAAGAACGTTGTAACCTTGCATACGTTTCTGACGAGATAAAATATCTGTTGCCGTATATCCTTCTGGATGCCCTACGTGTAAGCCTGCACCTGATGGATATGGGAACATATCTAGTGCATAAAATTTCGGTTTGTCTGTTTCATCTGGCGTACGGAATGTTTTATTCTCTTCCCAATACGCTTGCCACTTCTTCTCAATCTCTTGATGATTAAAACTCATTAAACACCCTCCATTCAAATTCTATATATTTTCACCGCCTAAAATACAAAAAACCCCTCATCCCAGAAAAGGGACGAGAGGTTATAGATTCCCGCGGTACCACCCTAAATTAATGTAATAGAGGATGTTCAAAACGTCCGGTAAAGATAGCTGTCGCATTTCTTTATCCTCCTTTTTGAACAAGCACTAATATATACATTCGCTTAGATCCGTAACGTGGATAGACGGCAATTGCTACTTCATTTCACAACTGCAACTCAAAGGCGAGTTCATAATGAAACGTGGATTGACTTGCACCGACCGTCAACTCTCTAAACCAGCTTCTATTACTACTACTCCTTCTCACTGTTATTACATATAAGTTATATTAAATATATTCTAAAACATGTTACATGTTCCGTCAAACTAAACTGCAATTTTTTCTTGGGGAGTTTCTTCTACTTTTACTCGTTTATCATATATACTCGCTGCTAATATCGCTACTACAAGCATTACCATTATGGCAATGAACAATACTTCCATATTATATATGTCAACAATCGCTCCACCGACAACAGGTCCAAACATTTTTCCAACAGTTGCTGCACTATTAACCACTCCTTGATAAAAACCGATTTTATCCTTTGGTGCTAATATGTTTGCAATCGTTGGAACAGCTGGCCATACGAATAATTCACCAATTGTTAATGTTACCATTGCGACAAGAAACATCGTAAACTGTTGCGCTTGGCTGAGTACAATAAAGGACGCAGCAAAAATACAAATTCCGATCATAATCTGTTGTTTTAAAGAGCGTTTCATCGCTCGAATGATCATGCTGACAAGTGGCTGTGCACAAACAATCATCGTCCCATTTATCGTCCATAATAAACTGTAATAGCGCAGACTAATATTTAACTCCTGCATATGCGTTGCAATTGCACCTTGCCACTGTACATATGTAACCCAGCATAAAGCATATGCGACACACACAATAAGAAGTGCTCGAAATCCTGGTGTAAGTGACCATGCTTTCTTCGTTTCCCCTGGTGTTTGTAAACTTTTTTCCTTTTTGTCTTCCATACCACGGAATCCAATAAAGGCAATTAAAAAGAAAATAAAATATAAAATAAAGTTCGCTAAGAAAATATAATCAAAACGGTAAGAAGCAACTAAACCACCGCACGCTGTTCCAACAGCAATCCCAACGTTCTGTCCGACATACATTGCATTAAATGCTCTCCGGCCACCTTCTGGCCAAACCGTTCCAACCATCGCATACATCGATGGAAATACCATACCAGAACCAAATCCAATTAATGCAAGCCAGACGACATATAACGGCCAGCCATGATAAAATACAAGGCCGAGAATCGATACTAATGTAATGATAATTCCAACTAAAATAGATTTATATCCGCCCCATTTATCAAATAGCACACCGCCGAGCAAGTTACCGATTACACCAGTTAACGAGTTAATCATTAACACCATACCAGCCACTGATAATGATTTTCCTAAATGATCGTGTAAGTAAATTGTATTAAAAGGCCATAAAAAAGAAGCACCCGTGACATTGATAATCATCCCAGCTACTAATAGCCATACTTTTCTTGGCATAGTTCGACCCTCCTATTCTGTTGTTTTTCGTTCGTATATAACATTAGAATTGTATTCGTTTTTAAATAGGAAGGCAACTGATTAATAGTTGGTGAAATTCTGATAATATCGTGAAATCGGGCTCATGTGGATGATATAAATATATCGACGACTCTACAAAATACAACTGGGATACATACTCAAGACAAATTTGTATTGGTAACAATGTTAAAGAAGTCGATTCCCAACTTATAAAGTGAAACTTTGATCAGTTGGGGGTTTCTTCATCCCCCACTGATCATTAGCCCCTACCTAACTTCTTTGCTTCTTGCAGAAATTTGAGGTGAGGGTATTACTGCTAAAAGAGACAGCTCTATTTTAAATTATTTTTCTGTGCTTATTGTTAGTTTTTAAATTTGCAAGTTCTGGTAAAAACTTGTCATTTAATACTTTAATACGTGTTCCTTTCATACCCAAAGAACGAGATTCAACGATACCTGCACTCGCGAGTTTACGAAATCCGTTTACGATTACAGAACGAGTGATACCTACACGGTCAGCAATTTTACTTGCAACAAGTAATCCTTCTGTTCCATCTAATTCTTCGAAGATGTGCTCAATTGCTTCTAACTCACTGTATGATAATGAGCGGATTGCCATTTGAACAATTGCTTTACTACGAGCTTCCTCTTCAACTTTTCCCGCTTTTTCATGTAAGATTTTCATACCTACTACAGTAGAGCTATACTCAGCAAGAATTAAATCATCATCTAAAAACTCTTGATGGGTACGAACTAATACTATTGTACCTAAACTCTCGCCACCACCAACGATTGGTATAATTGTAGTTAAGCCTTGACCAAACAATTCTTTGTTTTCTACAGGGAACCCTGTATATTTACTATTTACATCTAAGTTTGAAGATATTTCTGTAATATTGAATAGGCTTTGTGTATATTCTTCTGGGAATTGACGCCCCGCAAGCATTTGTTTCATGCGCTCATTTTCAATTTGTTGATGAATTGCATATCCTAATAACTTACCACGATTGTTTACTATGAATACGTTTGCTTCAATTACTTCACACATTGTATCTGCCATTTCTCTAAAGTTTACAGTTTGTCCTGCTGTACTTTGTAATAACGCGTTTAACGTTCTTGTTTTTACTAATAGTCCCATTTCTAAATTTCCTCCTTCATGTTACGTACATATTGAGATATTATCGTTATCTTTTCTAGCATAATTTCAAATGATAAATTAAGTTCTGGTACAACAATAAAGTGAAACTTTTATCAGTGTGGGGTTTTCTTCATCCCCACTGATCATTATCATTAATCACGAATCGGACTTTTACGAGCAGTTTATCTCCCAGCTCACTTCTTTGCTTTCTCCAGAACTTTGAGATAGAGATATTATTGCCCGCAAATAGCGGGATAAAGTGAAACTTTTATCAGTGGGGGTTTTCTTCATCCCACACTGATAATTAGCCCTCACCAATCGGGCTTTTACGGGCAGTTATCCCCCACCTATCTTCTTTGTTTCTCTCTGAATCTTGAGGTGGGGGTTTTACTGCCCGTTAATGCGGGGTAAAATTTGCATACTCTCTACGCAATGTTGCTATAAGTTCATTATCTGGATTAAATTTTGAATATTTATTCTAGAATTCTATGTGCTATAAACGTTTTGCACCCGAACTTTATTCCTCATATAAGGTAATTTTGTAAATACAATTACATGATAAATTAAAAGCGCATACAAATCTGAATTTTTTTGAATCGTCACAATAATTTCAAATTTATATGACAATATGTGTAATGTTATTTCCGGAAATTATGGCAGCATCAGGGAAATACTGATTTACGGCTCTTAATATTTAATATTGTTATTGGTTTCAGTGGAATTATAAAAATAAGAAAGTCGAACTAGATACAATCATCTAGTTCGACTTCTTTTCAAAACTCTATTTCTCTTTCGGAAGAACAATTCCTTTATACAATTGAACTGTAATGAAGTAGTAAATCGCGTAAATGACTAAGAAAATAACAATCGGAAGCCAAATACGGAAATACGGGTCAAGTAAGATGAACCCGAAAATGTTCATACCAATTAATACGTGGGCAATACCTACGATTGCTGGGAATAAGAACACTAAGAATAACTCTTTATAGATGGACTTCGTTAATAACTCACGGCGAACACCGATTTTACGAAGCATTTGATAACGCGTAATATCGCTTGATGCACCAGAAAGAATCTTAAACATTAAACAACTTGCCATCATGGCTAGGAAAGCAATTCCTAGGAAGAAGCCCATAAATACTGTTCCACTTGCAATGCCGTAAAATCCAGTATACAGTTGGTTCTTACTTTGCAAGGAACCTTCTTTTACATTTTTATATTTAGCTATCTGCAACTCGTCAATTTTTTCCCATTCTTTTTTATATGTTAAGAAATTATCTACTTTTCCAAGTAATGCAACGCCTTCTTTACCTTGTACACCATCATACATCTTTTTATCTACAATTTTGATTGTTTGATCAGGATGTACATAGAACGGCTGGATAGACCTTAAAGCATTATCCCACTCTTCCGGAATTACCTTTGCATTCGCATCTTTTTCTTGACTATATCTTGAAATAGCACCTACTGGAATATCTTCAGAAACAGGTTTAAATTTACCAACACTTTCTTTTCCTACACCATCCTGTACTAATGGACGATTTTTTTCTAGGTCTTCTTTTAAGTAGTAAACGAACTTATCATCTACTTTGTAACGATATTCATTTTTCTCTTTAAATGTAATACCATCTAATATTTTCTTTTCTTCCGCTGTTGGGTTATGAATCGCTACATCATAAATTGCCAAACCATCTACAGTCAGCATAACATTATTTTTAAAAGCCATACCGCCAGAAATCGCACCTGCTCCAAGCGCGACTAACATCGCTACTGTCGCTAGTACCTTTGTTAAGCTATTAATACGGAAGTTTAATTGTGCAAATGTAAAAGCATTAAGTCCTTTTTCAGTACGTTTTTTATTACTTTTTAGCTTCTTAATAATAAGCGGAAGGAACGTTCCAAATAACATGTAAGTTCCTGACGTTACGGTAATTAATGCAATAATAATCCCGACTTGCGCCAACTTATCCATGTAAACCATAGAAGCATAGCCGATTGCTAATAGAATAATTCCAACGAATGCAAGTGCAACAGTCTTTGCTCCTTTTACAGAAATACGATCCGTTTTGGAATCTGCATGAACCAGTTGCAGAACCGTAATACGTGATAATTTGATACTATTCATAATTGCTGATAAAACAAATAGTACAAGGAAGAAAATACAAGTAACAATCGTAGATGGAACATAAAATGCATGGTAGCCACCTGCAGTAAACTCAAGCTGCTGCATAAGTAGTTTACCAATTCCTCGTGCTAGCCCTACACCAACTGCAATACCAACTACAAGAGATGCAATTCCTAATACAATTGTTTCAATAAACATAAGCAATGTAACCTTATGTTTTTTTGCTCCTAACATCATATACATACCGAATTCTTTTTGACGAAGTGATAGTAAGAAAGAATTTGCATATAAAATATAGAAGAATGTAATAATAGCTAATAGTACTGCACCAGCATGGAATACGAACTGAATACTGCTAATTACAGAATTCGCTTCAATAAATGCTTTATTCAGTGCTAGCGTTTGGAACATATAAAAAATTGAAATAGACATTACAAGACCAACAAGTAAGACGATATAGTCTTT
This region includes:
- a CDS encoding helix-turn-helix transcriptional regulator, encoding MSIGKIIYYHRKKQNKTQEQLCNGICSITHLSKIENNFKEAHTKTLQMLCERLQISIEEENKKTQLLKRKLDLFNDAMERLHKEQAAALYKELSEQKEYVQCTEMIYVYELYMLRYLLFLNQFSEFKKASSKMKRDVTKYSSYELYLWTFLQALYYGRTERYVQALEILNRIEEKAEQYSEKLTEYYYYRSAMHGHLYQYSLSIHYAYKALRIMQNTNNILRIVYIKMIIAVNLIYMGEFEESEQMLIPVLSDVELLQDTGMKAIALQNLGFLYYRQGDSKKMFEYYSQALELKKKHTTSYYVTVSSMAEALIELNQHEKAAVRLKQELDSFQDRKSSNYIELKIMYLEALGNQKTLVQYLIKYGLPMLEKHMNLSKMIKYLDIVILYYEKKKDISSANYYLQASNRILKKLLFNAENPAMLRNLEENN
- a CDS encoding VrrB protein, whose protein sequence is MKGIDNNAQHAAMHNWTDGYSHMLMGGAEHPRSGGGFPTMVGGTGHPGSGDGFPTMVGGTGHPRSGGGFPTMVGGTGHPESGGAFPTMVGGTGHPGSGGGFPTMVGGTGHPGSGDGFPTMVGGTGHPGSGGGFPTMVGGTGHPGSGSAFPTMVGGTGHPRSGGGFPTMVGGVGTYPQGVHGWHGHHQHHGHHQHHGHHQHHGHHQHHGHHQHHGHHQHQVHHQIHPQAVLYQMQHHGHQHHGHQHHGHQHHGHQHHGHQHHGHQHHGHQHHGHQHHGHQHHGHQHHGHQHPIWYGGAGSAGSTAGTVGAAGHAGHVGH
- the leuS gene encoding leucine--tRNA ligase, with the protein product MSFNHQEIEKKWQAYWEENKTFRTPDETDKPKFYALDMFPYPSGAGLHVGHPEGYTATDILSRQKRMQGYNVLHPMGWDAFGLPAEQYALDTGNSPAEFTEKNINTFRNQIKSLGFSYDWDREVNTTDPSYYKWTQWIFLKLYEKGLAYVDEVPVNWCPALGTVLANEEVIDGKSERGDHPVERRPMRQWMLKITAYADRLLEDLDELDWPESLKDMQRNWIGRSEGAEVHFNIDGTEEKFTVFTTRPDTLFGATYCVLAPEHTLVAGITTADQKEAVEAYIDSVKAKSDLERTELAKEKTGVFTGAYAVNPVNGEKLPIWIADYVLATYGTGAVMAVPAHDERDYEFAQTFELPMKEVVEGGDITKEAHTGDGAHVNSAFLDGLNKEEAIAKMIEWLEVTSAGNQKVTYRLRDWLFSRQRYWGEPIPIIHWEDGTMSAVKEEELPLILPKTENIRPSGTGESPLANIEEWVNVVDPETGKKGRRETNTMPQWAGSCWYYLRYIDPTNSEHLADPEKIKQWLPVDIYIGGAEHAVLHLLYARFWHKVLYDVGVVPTKEPFQQLFNQGMILGENNEKMSKSKGNVVNPDDIVASHGADTLRLYEMFMGPLDASIAWSENGLDGARRFLDRVWRLFVQENGELSEKITGAANKNLEKAYHQTVKKVTEDYTELRFNTAISQMMMFVNDAYKAESLPKEYVEGFVKMLAPVAPHVAEELWNKLGYNETITYASWPTFDESKLVEDEVEIVVQVMGKVRAKLTMKKDASKEEMEQLAIEAIQEQIEGKTVRKVIVVPGKLVNIVAN
- a CDS encoding MFS transporter, coding for MPRKVWLLVAGMIINVTGASFLWPFNTIYLHDHLGKSLSVAGMVLMINSLTGVIGNLLGGVLFDKWGGYKSILVGIIITLVSILGLVFYHGWPLYVVWLALIGFGSGMVFPSMYAMVGTVWPEGGRRAFNAMYVGQNVGIAVGTACGGLVASYRFDYIFLANFILYFIFFLIAFIGFRGMEDKKEKSLQTPGETKKAWSLTPGFRALLIVCVAYALCWVTYVQWQGAIATHMQELNISLRYYSLLWTINGTMIVCAQPLVSMIIRAMKRSLKQQIMIGICIFAASFIVLSQAQQFTMFLVAMVTLTIGELFVWPAVPTIANILAPKDKIGFYQGVVNSAATVGKMFGPVVGGAIVDIYNMEVLFIAIMVMLVVAILAASIYDKRVKVEETPQEKIAV
- the codY gene encoding GTP-sensing pleiotropic transcriptional regulator CodY is translated as MGLLVKTRTLNALLQSTAGQTVNFREMADTMCEVIEANVFIVNNRGKLLGYAIHQQIENERMKQMLAGRQFPEEYTQSLFNITEISSNLDVNSKYTGFPVENKELFGQGLTTIIPIVGGGESLGTIVLVRTHQEFLDDDLILAEYSSTVVGMKILHEKAGKVEEEARSKAIVQMAIRSLSYSELEAIEHIFEELDGTEGLLVASKIADRVGITRSVIVNGFRKLASAGIVESRSLGMKGTRIKVLNDKFLPELANLKTNNKHRKII